From Coturnix japonica isolate 7356 chromosome 3, Coturnix japonica 2.1, whole genome shotgun sequence, the proteins below share one genomic window:
- the ENAH gene encoding protein enabled homolog isoform X5, with product MKVYKPPVVFQGRNGPKVDRLLSQLQEQQRQKELERERLDRERMERERLERERLERERLERERLEQEQLERERQERERQERLERERQEKERQDRERLERLERERQERERQEQLEREQLEWERERRISNAAPSFDNSPYSTPLPEYSSCQPPSAPPPSYAKAVSAPMSEATPEYAVVTSAPPTSTPPTPPLRHSASRFATSLGSAFHPVLPHYATVPRPLNKSSRPPSPVNAPATLPPNPKPVAWSAPSFAPLPPSPPVMISSPPGKATGPRPVLPVSASNPVAQMPTSPTASNGLSENVTYAVPSPSTSGPTPPPPPPPPPLPSFPPLSLSGPQASPSPNSPNASTPSSKPSVLPSPSAATPASVENSLNSVLGDSSASEPVLQAASQPIEPTTQQGVVQGPPAPPPPPPLPPGPAQASVAAPPPPGPPPPPPPLPPSGPPPPPPPPPLPSQAPTVPLPPPAPPLPASGFSAGFVSEENRPLTGLAAALAGAKLRKVSRGEDSSSSSGGGSSAPSKTDSGRGNGPLPLGGSGLMEEMSALLARRRRIAEKGSTEPEQKEDKTEESESSTSKASSTSTPELTRKPWERTNTVNGSKSPVISRRESPWKNLVSENRFYDSLNRPKSTTTGQPSANGVQSEGLDYDRLKQDILDEMRKELTKLKEELIDAIRQELSKSNTA from the exons ATGAAGGTGTACAAGCCACCTGTTGTCTTTCAGGGACGTAATGGACCAAAAGTTGACCGCCTTTTGTC ACAGTTGCAAGAGCAACaaaggcagaaggagctggaacGGGAGAGGCTGGATCGTGAACGAATGGAACGGGAGAGGCTGGAGAGAGAGAGGCTAGAAAGGGAAAGACTTGAAAGAGAGCGCCTAGAACAGGAACAACTGGAGAGAGAACGACAAGAAAGGGAACGACAAGAGCGCCTAGAAAGGGAGaggcaggaaaaggagaggCAGGACCGAGAAAGACTTGAACGACTTGAACGGGAAAGGCAAGAGAGAGAACGACAAGAACAGTTGGAAAGGGAACAATTGGAatgggaaagagagagaagaatttCAAACGCTG CTCCATCTTTCGACAACTCCCCGTATAGCACTCCACTTCCTGAATACTCCAGTTGCCAGCCTCCTTCAGCACCTCCTCCATCATATGCAAAAGCAGTCTCAGCACCAATGTCAGAGGCCACACCGGAGTATGCTGTAGTGACTTCTGCACCACCGACTTCCACTCCCCCTACACCGCCTCTAAGGCACTCTGCATCACGTTTTGCTACATCTTTAGGCTCAGCTTTCCACCCAGTTCTTCCCCATTACGCTACGGTTCCTCGTCCACTGAACAAAAGTTCTCGGCCCCCTTCTCCTGTGAATGCCCCGGCGACGTTACCTCCAAACCCAAAGCCAGTTGCCTGGTCTGCGCCCAGTTTTGCCCCGCTTCCCCCATCACCTCCAGTAATGATAAGCAGTCCTCCAGGCAAAGCCACCGGTCCGAGACCAGTCCTCCCAGTGTCGGCTTCTAATCCAGTGGCTCAAATGCCCACATCTCCCACAGCTTCTAATGGGCTTTCTGAGAATGTGACTTATGCGGTTCCTTCACCTTCTACCTCAGGTCCAACTCCAcctccgccgcctcctcccccACCACTGCCTTCCTTTCCGCCTCTGTCACTCTCTGGACCTCAAGCTTCTCCTTCTCCAAACTCCCCTAATGCCTCGACTCCCTCATCCAAGCCTAGtgttctcccttctccctctgcagCTACCCCTGCCTCTGTTGAGAACTCTCTAAACTCTGTGCTGGGAGACTCCTCTGCTTCTGAGCCAGTCTTGCAGGCAGCCTCTCAGCCGATTGAACCTACGACCCAGCAGG GTGTTGTCCAAGGACCACCTGcacctcctcccccacccccgCTGCCCCCAGGCCCAGCCCAGGCCTCAGTAGCAGCCCCACCACCTCCCGGCCCACCGCCACCACCGCCACCTCTCCCTCCATCAGGgcctccaccaccaccaccacctcctccgCTTCCCAGCCAAGCTCCCACTGttcccctcccacctcctgCTCCCCCCCTTCCTGCTTCGGGGTTTTCAGCTGGATTTGTGTCTGAAGAAAATCGCCCTCTAACTGGACTAGCAGCTGCACTTGCTGGAGCCAAGCTTAGGAAAGTATCACGG GGTGAAGACTCCTCCAGTTCGAGTGGAGGAGGAAGCTCTGCTCCATCTAAAACAGACAGTGGCCGTGGAAATGGGCCGCTTCCCTTGGGAGGCAGTGGtttaatggaagaaatgagTGCCCTGCTGGCCAGGAG GAGAAGAATTGCTGAAAAGGGATCAACAGAAccagagcagaaagaagataaaact GAAGAATCAGAGTCTTCAACCTCTAAGGCTTCTTCAACAAGTACACCTG aatTAACAAGAAAGCCGTGGGAGAGAACAAATACAGTAAATGGAAGCAAGTCACCTGTTATATCCAG ACGGGAATCTCCATGGAAAAACCTCGTTTCTGAAAACAGGTTCTATGATTCATTAAACAG ACCAAAATCTACAACAACGGGGCAACCCAGTGCCAATGGAGTACAGTCAGAAGGTCTGGATTATGACAGATTGAAGCAG GATATTTTAgatgaaatgagaaaggagTTAACGAAGTTAAAGGAAGAACTCATTGATG cTATCAGGCAGGAACTGAGCAAGTCGAATACTGCATAG
- the ENAH gene encoding protein enabled homolog isoform X6, translating to MLLEGWFCRQLQEQQRQKELERERLDRERMERERLERERLERERLERERLEQEQLERERQERERQERLERERQEKERQDRERLERLERERQERERQEQLEREQLEWERERRISNAAPSFDNSPYSTPLPEYSSCQPPSAPPPSYAKAVSAPMSEATPEYAVVTSAPPTSTPPTPPLRHSASRFATSLGSAFHPVLPHYATVPRPLNKSSRPPSPVNAPATLPPNPKPVAWSAPSFAPLPPSPPVMISSPPGKATGPRPVLPVSASNPVAQMPTSPTASNGLSENVTYAVPSPSTSGPTPPPPPPPPPLPSFPPLSLSGPQASPSPNSPNASTPSSKPSVLPSPSAATPASVENSLNSVLGDSSASEPVLQAASQPIEPTTQQGVVQGPPAPPPPPPLPPGPAQASVAAPPPPGPPPPPPPLPPSGPPPPPPPPPLPSQAPTVPLPPPAPPLPASGFSAGFVSEENRPLTGLAAALAGAKLRKVSRGEDSSSSSGGGSSAPSKTDSGRGNGPLPLGGSGLMEEMSALLARRRRIAEKGSTEPEQKEDKTEESESSTSKASSTSTPELTRKPWERTNTVNGSKSPVISRRESPWKNLVSENRFYDSLNRPKSTTTGQPSANGVQSEGLDYDRLKQDILDEMRKELTKLKEELIDAIRQELSKSNTA from the exons ATGCTGCTTGAAGGATGGTTCTGCAG ACAGTTGCAAGAGCAACaaaggcagaaggagctggaacGGGAGAGGCTGGATCGTGAACGAATGGAACGGGAGAGGCTGGAGAGAGAGAGGCTAGAAAGGGAAAGACTTGAAAGAGAGCGCCTAGAACAGGAACAACTGGAGAGAGAACGACAAGAAAGGGAACGACAAGAGCGCCTAGAAAGGGAGaggcaggaaaaggagaggCAGGACCGAGAAAGACTTGAACGACTTGAACGGGAAAGGCAAGAGAGAGAACGACAAGAACAGTTGGAAAGGGAACAATTGGAatgggaaagagagagaagaatttCAAACGCTG CTCCATCTTTCGACAACTCCCCGTATAGCACTCCACTTCCTGAATACTCCAGTTGCCAGCCTCCTTCAGCACCTCCTCCATCATATGCAAAAGCAGTCTCAGCACCAATGTCAGAGGCCACACCGGAGTATGCTGTAGTGACTTCTGCACCACCGACTTCCACTCCCCCTACACCGCCTCTAAGGCACTCTGCATCACGTTTTGCTACATCTTTAGGCTCAGCTTTCCACCCAGTTCTTCCCCATTACGCTACGGTTCCTCGTCCACTGAACAAAAGTTCTCGGCCCCCTTCTCCTGTGAATGCCCCGGCGACGTTACCTCCAAACCCAAAGCCAGTTGCCTGGTCTGCGCCCAGTTTTGCCCCGCTTCCCCCATCACCTCCAGTAATGATAAGCAGTCCTCCAGGCAAAGCCACCGGTCCGAGACCAGTCCTCCCAGTGTCGGCTTCTAATCCAGTGGCTCAAATGCCCACATCTCCCACAGCTTCTAATGGGCTTTCTGAGAATGTGACTTATGCGGTTCCTTCACCTTCTACCTCAGGTCCAACTCCAcctccgccgcctcctcccccACCACTGCCTTCCTTTCCGCCTCTGTCACTCTCTGGACCTCAAGCTTCTCCTTCTCCAAACTCCCCTAATGCCTCGACTCCCTCATCCAAGCCTAGtgttctcccttctccctctgcagCTACCCCTGCCTCTGTTGAGAACTCTCTAAACTCTGTGCTGGGAGACTCCTCTGCTTCTGAGCCAGTCTTGCAGGCAGCCTCTCAGCCGATTGAACCTACGACCCAGCAGG GTGTTGTCCAAGGACCACCTGcacctcctcccccacccccgCTGCCCCCAGGCCCAGCCCAGGCCTCAGTAGCAGCCCCACCACCTCCCGGCCCACCGCCACCACCGCCACCTCTCCCTCCATCAGGgcctccaccaccaccaccacctcctccgCTTCCCAGCCAAGCTCCCACTGttcccctcccacctcctgCTCCCCCCCTTCCTGCTTCGGGGTTTTCAGCTGGATTTGTGTCTGAAGAAAATCGCCCTCTAACTGGACTAGCAGCTGCACTTGCTGGAGCCAAGCTTAGGAAAGTATCACGG GGTGAAGACTCCTCCAGTTCGAGTGGAGGAGGAAGCTCTGCTCCATCTAAAACAGACAGTGGCCGTGGAAATGGGCCGCTTCCCTTGGGAGGCAGTGGtttaatggaagaaatgagTGCCCTGCTGGCCAGGAG GAGAAGAATTGCTGAAAAGGGATCAACAGAAccagagcagaaagaagataaaact GAAGAATCAGAGTCTTCAACCTCTAAGGCTTCTTCAACAAGTACACCTG aatTAACAAGAAAGCCGTGGGAGAGAACAAATACAGTAAATGGAAGCAAGTCACCTGTTATATCCAG ACGGGAATCTCCATGGAAAAACCTCGTTTCTGAAAACAGGTTCTATGATTCATTAAACAG ACCAAAATCTACAACAACGGGGCAACCCAGTGCCAATGGAGTACAGTCAGAAGGTCTGGATTATGACAGATTGAAGCAG GATATTTTAgatgaaatgagaaaggagTTAACGAAGTTAAAGGAAGAACTCATTGATG cTATCAGGCAGGAACTGAGCAAGTCGAATACTGCATAG
- the ENAH gene encoding protein enabled homolog isoform X7, with the protein MERERLERERLERERLERERLEQEQLERERQERERQERLERERQEKERQDRERLERLERERQERERQEQLEREQLEWERERRISNAAPSFDNSPYSTPLPEYSSCQPPSAPPPSYAKAVSAPMSEATPEYAVVTSAPPTSTPPTPPLRHSASRFATSLGSAFHPVLPHYATVPRPLNKSSRPPSPVNAPATLPPNPKPVAWSAPSFAPLPPSPPVMISSPPGKATGPRPVLPVSASNPVAQMPTSPTASNGLSENVTYAVPSPSTSGPTPPPPPPPPPLPSFPPLSLSGPQASPSPNSPNASTPSSKPSVLPSPSAATPASVENSLNSVLGDSSASEPVLQAASQPIEPTTQQGVVQGPPAPPPPPPLPPGPAQASVAAPPPPGPPPPPPPLPPSGPPPPPPPPPLPSQAPTVPLPPPAPPLPASGFSAGFVSEENRPLTGLAAALAGAKLRKVSRGEDSSSSSGGGSSAPSKTDSGRGNGPLPLGGSGLMEEMSALLARRRRIAEKGSTEPEQKEDKTEESESSTSKASSTSTPELTRKPWERTNTVNGSKSPVISRRESPWKNLVSENRFYDSLNRPKSTTTGQPSANGVQSEGLDYDRLKQDILDEMRKELTKLKEELIDAIRQELSKSNTA; encoded by the exons ATGGAACGGGAGAGGCTGGAGAGAGAGAGGCTAGAAAGGGAAAGACTTGAAAGAGAGCGCCTAGAACAGGAACAACTGGAGAGAGAACGACAAGAAAGGGAACGACAAGAGCGCCTAGAAAGGGAGaggcaggaaaaggagaggCAGGACCGAGAAAGACTTGAACGACTTGAACGGGAAAGGCAAGAGAGAGAACGACAAGAACAGTTGGAAAGGGAACAATTGGAatgggaaagagagagaagaatttCAAACGCTG CTCCATCTTTCGACAACTCCCCGTATAGCACTCCACTTCCTGAATACTCCAGTTGCCAGCCTCCTTCAGCACCTCCTCCATCATATGCAAAAGCAGTCTCAGCACCAATGTCAGAGGCCACACCGGAGTATGCTGTAGTGACTTCTGCACCACCGACTTCCACTCCCCCTACACCGCCTCTAAGGCACTCTGCATCACGTTTTGCTACATCTTTAGGCTCAGCTTTCCACCCAGTTCTTCCCCATTACGCTACGGTTCCTCGTCCACTGAACAAAAGTTCTCGGCCCCCTTCTCCTGTGAATGCCCCGGCGACGTTACCTCCAAACCCAAAGCCAGTTGCCTGGTCTGCGCCCAGTTTTGCCCCGCTTCCCCCATCACCTCCAGTAATGATAAGCAGTCCTCCAGGCAAAGCCACCGGTCCGAGACCAGTCCTCCCAGTGTCGGCTTCTAATCCAGTGGCTCAAATGCCCACATCTCCCACAGCTTCTAATGGGCTTTCTGAGAATGTGACTTATGCGGTTCCTTCACCTTCTACCTCAGGTCCAACTCCAcctccgccgcctcctcccccACCACTGCCTTCCTTTCCGCCTCTGTCACTCTCTGGACCTCAAGCTTCTCCTTCTCCAAACTCCCCTAATGCCTCGACTCCCTCATCCAAGCCTAGtgttctcccttctccctctgcagCTACCCCTGCCTCTGTTGAGAACTCTCTAAACTCTGTGCTGGGAGACTCCTCTGCTTCTGAGCCAGTCTTGCAGGCAGCCTCTCAGCCGATTGAACCTACGACCCAGCAGG GTGTTGTCCAAGGACCACCTGcacctcctcccccacccccgCTGCCCCCAGGCCCAGCCCAGGCCTCAGTAGCAGCCCCACCACCTCCCGGCCCACCGCCACCACCGCCACCTCTCCCTCCATCAGGgcctccaccaccaccaccacctcctccgCTTCCCAGCCAAGCTCCCACTGttcccctcccacctcctgCTCCCCCCCTTCCTGCTTCGGGGTTTTCAGCTGGATTTGTGTCTGAAGAAAATCGCCCTCTAACTGGACTAGCAGCTGCACTTGCTGGAGCCAAGCTTAGGAAAGTATCACGG GGTGAAGACTCCTCCAGTTCGAGTGGAGGAGGAAGCTCTGCTCCATCTAAAACAGACAGTGGCCGTGGAAATGGGCCGCTTCCCTTGGGAGGCAGTGGtttaatggaagaaatgagTGCCCTGCTGGCCAGGAG GAGAAGAATTGCTGAAAAGGGATCAACAGAAccagagcagaaagaagataaaact GAAGAATCAGAGTCTTCAACCTCTAAGGCTTCTTCAACAAGTACACCTG aatTAACAAGAAAGCCGTGGGAGAGAACAAATACAGTAAATGGAAGCAAGTCACCTGTTATATCCAG ACGGGAATCTCCATGGAAAAACCTCGTTTCTGAAAACAGGTTCTATGATTCATTAAACAG ACCAAAATCTACAACAACGGGGCAACCCAGTGCCAATGGAGTACAGTCAGAAGGTCTGGATTATGACAGATTGAAGCAG GATATTTTAgatgaaatgagaaaggagTTAACGAAGTTAAAGGAAGAACTCATTGATG cTATCAGGCAGGAACTGAGCAAGTCGAATACTGCATAG